GCATTCGAGCGCCGCTGCATCCGCTCCAGCTTCGTTGCGCTCCTTCACCATACTCAACGGTATGCCTCAGTCGCGCGCCTTGCCGGCGCGGCGCATCGACGCTCTCGGTGCGTTACCGTATTTATGAAGTGAAGCACTAAGCGCCGCGTAAAGACGCCCAGGAATCGGCCGCCGCGAAGTTTTTTCCCGTTGGCGCGTTTGCCCGGTTTCGGTTTACATTGGAAAGTTGAAGGATTCGACCGGGAGGTGACGCGATGATCCGAAGGATACAACACATCGGTGTGGCGGTCAGGAAACTCGACGACGCCGTTCCCTACTATCGCGACGTGCTGGGTCTTCCCCTCGTCGGGATCGAGGAAGTTGCCGAGCAGAAGATAAGGGCAGCAGTGTTCCGGGTGGGGGAAAGCACAATTGAAGTTATAGAGTCGACCACCCCCGACGGCCCCGTCGGCAAGTTCCTCGAAAAGAACGGGGAAGGTATCCATCACCTCTGCTTCCAGGTGGATGACGCATCCGCAGCGCTGGCGCATGCGAAGGGAAAAGGCGTCCGCCTCATCGACGAAGCCCCCCGCGCCGGTGTGCACGGGATGAAGATCGGATTCCTCCATCCGAAATCGACCTTCGGCGTCCTGACCGAGTTCGCCCAGGAAGGGGAAGAGCATCCGTGAGCGTCGAGACGGCCGGCGGCCCGCAGCGCACGCTGCTCCTGGTCCTTCATAACCACCAGCCGGTGGGGAACTTCGATTCCGTGCTCGAGGATGCCTGCCGGAACGCCTACCTCCCGTTCCTCGAAACGCTCGACGGCTTCCCAGGGGTCAAGGTGACCTTGCACTATTCCGGCCACCTCCTTCGCTGGATCGCAGAGAACTCGCCGGAAGTTTTCCGTCTACTGGGGTTGATGGTTTCCAGGGGTCAAGTGGAGATACTGGGCGGCGGCATGTACGAGCCTATCCTCGCCCTTCTTCCGGAGCGGGACAGGCAGGGCCAGCTTCGCGCCATGTCGGAAAGCGTCCGTGAATGCTTCGGAAGGCGGCCGGAAGGGATATGGCTCGCGGAGCGCGTCTGGGAGCCCGATCTCGCGGCGTCACTCTCGGCGGCAGGCGTGAATTACCTTCCCCTGGATGATTACCACTTCCTGCGGGCGGGGTTATCTTCCGTAGAGCTGGACGGCGTTTACCTTACGGAGGCAGGCGGCGGCGCGGTGCGTGTGTTCCCCGGGAGCGAACTGCTGCGGTACCTGATTCCTTTCGGTTCGGTGGAAGACACTCTATCAGCGATAGACCGGATGACATCGAGAGAAGTGCCGTTCCCCGCCGCGATTTTCGCGGACGACGGCGAGAAATTCGGCGTATGGCCCGGGACGCACAAGAGCGTGTACGGGGAAGGATGGCTTAAACGCTTTTTCGAGGGCGTCTGGGCGAGGCGTGACCGGATCTCGACGATGACGCTTGCGGAGTAC
The window above is part of the Deltaproteobacteria bacterium genome. Proteins encoded here:
- the mce gene encoding methylmalonyl-CoA epimerase, producing MIRRIQHIGVAVRKLDDAVPYYRDVLGLPLVGIEEVAEQKIRAAVFRVGESTIEVIESTTPDGPVGKFLEKNGEGIHHLCFQVDDASAALAHAKGKGVRLIDEAPRAGVHGMKIGFLHPKSTFGVLTEFAQEGEEHP